One genomic segment of Halodesulfovibrio sp. MK-HDV includes these proteins:
- a CDS encoding DUF4145 domain-containing protein, translating into MSKWNKTDMVNCTTCRGHRYCTELFDKEFEETDDFDEYNSMYFYNKYTLVMCNGCKTVYLIHQSYSSEDFPEEAITFTQYPKFEKQMQQIFSIRKRKHGVLDFNLPNLDPSFELIQELYFAVNNEKPMLAAMAIRATLELLMIEFVKDNGSFKANFAKMQNDGYLSKVQVDLLNKVLEVGHGVMHRGHQPSMLDIYIALGMLETLVMQLQHTDGRAEAIVKNIPPRKKHQK; encoded by the coding sequence ATGAGTAAATGGAACAAAACCGATATGGTTAACTGCACGACATGCCGTGGGCATCGGTATTGCACTGAACTTTTTGATAAAGAATTTGAAGAAACTGATGACTTCGACGAGTATAACAGTATGTATTTCTACAATAAATACACATTGGTGATGTGTAATGGCTGCAAAACCGTATATCTTATTCATCAATCGTACTCCTCAGAAGATTTTCCAGAAGAAGCTATAACTTTTACTCAATACCCTAAGTTTGAAAAACAGATGCAACAAATTTTTAGCATTCGGAAAAGAAAACACGGTGTACTCGATTTCAACCTACCCAACCTTGACCCTTCATTTGAACTGATTCAAGAACTCTATTTTGCTGTAAACAACGAAAAGCCAATGCTCGCAGCGATGGCGATTCGAGCAACTCTTGAGTTATTAATGATTGAATTCGTAAAAGATAACGGAAGCTTCAAAGCCAATTTTGCTAAAATGCAAAATGATGGTTACTTGTCAAAGGTACAAGTTGATTTATTAAATAAAGTACTTGAAGTCGGGCATGGAGTTATGCACAGAGGACATCAGCCTAGCATGTTAGACATTTATATTGCATTAGGAATGTTAGAAACGCTAGTAATGCAGCTGCAACACACAGATGGGAGGGCTGAGGCCATCGTTAAAAACATACCACCGCGGAAAAAACACCAAAAATGA